One region of Drosophila kikkawai strain 14028-0561.14 chromosome 2R, DkikHiC1v2, whole genome shotgun sequence genomic DNA includes:
- the LOC108074407 gene encoding transcription initiation factor IIB-like produces MASTSRLDNNKVCCYAHPEAPLIEDYRAGDMICPECGLVVGDRVIDVGTEWRTFSNDKSGVDPNRVGGPENPLLSGGDLSTIIGPGTGPASFDAFGELKYQNRRTMSSSDRSLISAFREIASMADRINLPKTIIDRANNLFKQVHDGKNLKGRSNDAKASACLYIACRQEGVPRTFKEICAVSKISKKEIGRCFKLTLKALETSVDLITTADFMSRFCSNLDLPNMVQRGATHIAKTAVDMDIVPGRSPISVAAAAIYMASQASEQRRSHKEIGDIAGVADVTIRQSYKLMYPHAAKLFPEDFKFAIPIELLPQM; encoded by the exons ATGGCTTCCACATCgag ACTGGACAACAACAAGGTGTGCTGCTATGCACACCCCGAAGCTCCATTGATCGAGGACTACAGGGCAGGCGACATGATTTGCCCGGAATGTGGTCTCGTTGTTGGCGACCGCGTTATTGACGTCGGAACCGAATGGCGAACTTTCAGCAATGATAAGAGTGGCGTCGATCCCAATCGTGTCGGTGGTCCCGAGAATCCCCTGCTCAGCGGTGGCGATCTATCCACCATCATTGGCCCGGGCACGGGCCCAGCTTCCTTTGATGCCTTTGGTGAACTCAAATATCAAAACAGACGTACAATGAGCAGCTCGGATCGCTCGTTGATATCTGCATTTAGGGAGATTGCCTCCATGGCCGATCGGATTAATTTGCCGAAAACAATCATCGATCGCGCCAACAACTTGTTCAAACAG GTCCATGACGGCAAGAACCTGAAGGGCCGATCCAACGATGCCAAAGCATCTGCTTGTCTGTATATAGCTTGTCGCCAGGAAGGAGTGCCTCGTACCTTCAAGGAAATCTGCGCTGTTAGCAAGATCagcaaaaaagaaattggCAGATGCTTCAAATTGACCCTGAAGGCCCTGGAAACCAGTGTGGATTTGATAACAACGGCAGACTTTATGTCTCGCTTTTGCTCCAATTTGG ACCTTCCGAACATGGTTCAACGCGGAGCCACGCACATTGCCAAGACAGCCGTCGATATGGATATTGTTCCGGGCCGTTCTCCCATATCCgtggctgccgctgccattTATATGGCCTCACAGGCATCGGAGCAGAGGCGTAGTCACAAGGAAATCGGCGATATAGCCGGTGTGGCCGATGTCACCATCAGGCAGTCCTACAAACTAATGTATCCCCATGCCGCCAAGTTATTTCCCGAAGACTTTAAGTTTGCCATACCAATCGAACTGCTGCCGCAAAtgtaa